In Nicotiana tabacum cultivar K326 chromosome 21, ASM71507v2, whole genome shotgun sequence, one DNA window encodes the following:
- the LOC107797474 gene encoding uncharacterized protein LOC107797474, translating into MSLTLMCAVFLYMFYAYGSSIAGWNHCRPVISVDATFLKSKYRGILMISVSKDANNQIFPLAFGIAESKNNNSYEWYFSELRNAIGSRGNLIFLSDMHQSIAHGIAKVYPESHHEICIYHLEQNLKRRKVKSEVIKLFQSAARVYSRKEFDLYMSDIAKVDKKTFHYLMEEPPERWARSCSPRRIYDMLTTNIVKSMNSVLLEARELPILRMMDFIQVKLQRWFYERRNKAEGSFYDVSCWVEEELKKKIDLAFTLNVFPVDSWHSRVKEEGITFLLSRRETSRSPISARTGT; encoded by the exons ATGTctttaactttgatgtgtgcagt gtttctttatatgttttatgcatatGGATCATCAATAGCTGGTTGGAATCATTGTAGACCAGTGATTTCTGTTGATGCAACTTTTTTGAAGTCAAAATATCGTGGTATTTTAATGATTTCAGTTTCAAAGGATGCAAATAACCAAATATTCCCACTAgcctttggaattgcagaatctAAAAATAACAATTCCTATGAGTGGTACTTTAGTGAGCTTCGCAATGCAATTGGGAGCCGTggcaatttaatttttttatcggaCATGCATCAATCTATTGCACATGGCATTGCAAAGGTATATCCTGAAAGCCACCATGAGatttgtatctatcatttggagcAGAACCTAAAGCGAAGGAAAGTAAAAAGTGAGGTCATAAAACTTTTTCAAAGTGCTGCAAGAGTATATAGTCGCAAAGAATTTGATCTATACATGTCAGATATAGCAAAAGTTGATAAGAAGACTTTTCACTACTTGATGGAAGAACCACCGGAAAGGTGGGCACGTTCTTGTAGTCCACGGCGAATAtatgacatgctcacaacaaacATAGTTAAGTCAATGAATTCTGTGCTATTAGAAGCAAGGGAATTGCCTATATTAAGAATGATGGATTTCATCCAAGTGAAGCTACAACGTTGgttttatgaaagaagaaataaagcagaaggatcttttTATGACGTTTCTTGTTGGGTAGaagaggaattgaagaaaaagatagaTTTAGCTTTTACTTTAAAT GTCTTCCCTGTTGATTCATGGCATTCTAGAGTTAAGGAAGAAGGAATTACTTTCTTG CTATCGAGAAGAGAAACATCAAGAAGTCCAATTTCTGCTCGGACTGGTACTTAA